From Poecile atricapillus isolate bPoeAtr1 chromosome Z, bPoeAtr1.hap1, whole genome shotgun sequence, one genomic window encodes:
- the SNX18 gene encoding sorting nexin-18 isoform X2 gives MALRARALYDFRSENPGEISLREHEVLSLCSEQDIEGWLEGINSRGDRGLFPASYVQVIRAPAAEPPPPARYANVPVGGFEPLPPPAAFKPAAQQPPAEPFPPPPAGYPFPPYGGSYQPSQGSDDDWDDDWDDSSTVADEPGALGSSYPDYEAAGGGAPGRYRLSTRSEPSLGPRGAGHPPGHPHPPGGSGAAKSSATVSRNLNRFSTFVKSGGEAFVLGEASGFVKDGDKLCVVLGSRGPEWQENPYPFQCSIEDPTKQTKFKGMKSYIAYKLVPSHTGQQVHRRYKHFDWLYGRLAEKFPVISVPHLPEKQATGRFEEDFISKRRKGLAWWMDHMCSHPVLAQCDAFQHFLTCPSTDEKAWKQGKRKAEKDEMVGANFFLTISVPTGPGASLDLQEVESQVDGFKAFTKKMDESALQLNHTANEFARKQVTGFKKEYQKVGHSFKCLSQAFELDQQAFSAGLNQAIAFTAEAYDAIGDLFADQPRQDLDPVMDLLALYQGHLANFPDIIHVQKVLFEFTLTG, from the coding sequence ATGGCGCTGCGGGCGCGGGCGTTGTACGACTTCAGGTCGGAGAACCCGGGTGAGATCTCGCTGCGGGAGCATGAAGTGCTGAGCCTGTGCAGCGAGCAGGACATCGAGGGGTGGCTGGAGGGCATCAACAGCCGCGGAGACCGCGGGCTCTTCCCGGCTTCTTACGTGCAGGTGATCCGCGCCCCCGCCGccgagccgccgccgcccgcccgctaCGCAAACGTCCCCGTCGGCGGATTCGAGCCGctgccgccccccgccgcctTCAAACCGGCGGCGCAGCAGCCTCCGGCCGAGCCCttcccgccgccccccgccgggTATCCCTTCCCGCCCTACGGCGGCTCCTAccagcccagccagggcagTGATGACGACTGGGACGACGACTGGGACGACAGCTCCACGGTGGCCGACGAGCCGGGCGCCCTGGGCAGCTCCTATCCCGACTATgaggcggcgggcggcggcgccccGGGTCGGTACCGCCTGTCCACCCGCTCCGAGCCGTCCCTGGGGCCCCGCGGCGCGGGACACCCACCGGGACACCCGCACCCGCCCGGCGGCAGTGGCGCCGCCAAGAGCTCGGCCACTGTGAGCCGCAATCTCAATCGCTTCTCCACCTTCGTCAAGTCCGGTGGAGAGGCCTTCGTGCTTGGCGAGGCGTCGGGCTTCGTGAAGGACGGGGACAAGCTGTGCGTGGTGCTGGGCTCCAGGGGCCCCGAGTGGCAAGAGAACCCGTACCCCTTCCAGTGCTCCATCGAGGATCCCACCAAACAGACCAAATTCAAGGGCATGAAGAGTTACATTGCCTACAAGCTGGTGCCCAGCCATACTGGGCAGCAGGTGCACCGCCGCTACAAGCACTTTGACTGGCTCTATGGGCGCCTGGCTGAGAAGTTTCCTGTCATCTCTGTGCCCCACTTGCCAGAGAAGCAAGCCACTGGCCGCTTTGAGGAGGACTTCATCTCCAAACGTCGCAAAGGCTTGGCCTGGTGGATGGACCACATGTGCAGCCACCCCGTGCTGGCTCAGTGTGATGCCTTCCAGCActtcctcacctgtcccagcacGGATGAGAAGGCCTGGAAACAGGGGAAGCGCAAGGCTGAGAAGGATGAGATGGTGGGTGCCAACTTTTTTCTGACCATCAGTGTCCCCACAGGCCCTGGGGCCAGCCTGGACTTGCAGGAGGTGGAAAGCCAGGTGGATGGCTTCAAAGCCTTCACCAAGAAAATGGATGAGAGTGCCCTGCAACTTAATCACACAGCCAACGAGTTTGCCCGCAAACAAGTTACTGGTTTCAAGAAGGAGTACCAGAAGGTGGGGCACTCCTTCAAGTGCCTCAGTCAGGCATTTGAGCTGGACCAGCAGGCCTTTTCAGCTGGCCTCAACCAAGCCATAGCTTTCACTGCAGAAGCCTATGATGCCATCGGGGACCTCTTTGCAGATCAGCCTCGGCAGGACCTAGATCCTGTGATGGATTTGTTAGCGCTGTATCAGGGGCACTTGGCCAACTTTCCAGACATCATCCATGTGCAGAAAG